From the genome of Desulfobaculum xiamenense, one region includes:
- a CDS encoding diguanylate cyclase, with product MFPIILNCCARRMLAIAVIVCALLAVVEHARADILDHSGADATDTVVVRSVELPRYMELSGGAPSGFAAELCREIASRSGDEVRFELGTWRQALHCAEADALCAAIPVAQLPGREARFKWVGPISYERTWLFAAQDSNIKLRTLSDARRMSGIAVVHGSSHEHILVEAGFANVVSYASLRQCIDALGEGRVQLMVCDESMVRGLASAAGYGPDAFKPAFLLRENPTYIAFSRDTPDFVVERWQIELGNIKRDGTYARLMETWFPESEAGQTGSGVFSRIVLSDAEKAWLERHRTVRVVVDPDYPPFDFKAPDGRHQGVASDYLAIISGMTGLRFELVEASTWPEALTAIRSGQADLIPAMIRTLDRRRHFEFTDPFLRFPIVVFTRTEHLFCTGLDDFGKETIATVKGYYLQENLRRDYPDIRIAAYDSVRAALRAVSSGEAEAFVGNLAVASFIVRQEGLTNLKVACRVSNAPEALCMGVRPDWPELAGIIDKVLEAVPMQQRTAVYDRWVALPVDSGPDLSRLRKWGLSVGVPLVALFAVMLLVNWRLRREVRERRRAEAGLADSERRYRDLFDNAQVGMFQSHSGSGEVLRANRCAVQMFGYDDSSCFEAEFHFLESFVDHDDLARLRERLDEAGHVANFTTRMRRRDGAVIWVRTSLRRDRQSGVVTGVVDDVTSRRQMEHKLRESEELHRSVVENSNDGIAIVDENLRLVFFNRRARELFGFSAESPVMADFSRAFLEVDRLRVMREGIGCASGTCQARMHGADGRPLDVEISSSGIVYEGRPAALAVIRDITSRKRAEMALRESEERLALALDSADYGLWEIWPQTGRLELPVRMFCENFGYESQDVPLTMEDTLSHVHPEDARTLREALRAFVSGELDQLSTEFRLRDRSGQWRWLNVAGRIVERGASGEVARIIGLCTDVTARRAAEERLRELAVTDGLTTLFTRRHFMELAEREVRRARRGGTTVALLMMDADNFKSINDTHGHAVGDAVLRGLARAGSAVVREVDIFGRIGGEEFAIVLPDTEMERACAVAERLRAAIGGLSVPLPDGRGAIRFTVSIGVAVADGEESLEGLFAAADEALYRAKSEGRDRVAVARRD from the coding sequence ATGTTTCCAATCATCCTGAATTGTTGCGCGCGGCGCATGCTTGCGATCGCGGTCATTGTCTGCGCTCTGCTTGCCGTGGTCGAACACGCTCGTGCGGATATTCTGGACCATTCGGGTGCGGACGCGACGGATACTGTCGTCGTGCGCAGCGTCGAGCTTCCGCGTTACATGGAGTTGAGCGGCGGCGCGCCCTCGGGGTTCGCCGCCGAGTTGTGCCGCGAGATCGCCTCCCGTAGCGGTGACGAGGTCCGCTTCGAGCTTGGCACATGGCGGCAGGCGCTACATTGCGCCGAGGCGGATGCCTTGTGTGCGGCCATTCCCGTGGCGCAGTTGCCGGGGCGCGAGGCCCGATTCAAGTGGGTCGGCCCGATCAGCTACGAACGGACATGGCTGTTCGCCGCGCAGGACTCGAACATCAAGTTGCGGACGCTTTCGGATGCGCGCCGCATGAGTGGGATAGCCGTGGTTCACGGCTCGTCGCATGAGCATATCCTCGTGGAGGCTGGGTTCGCCAACGTGGTCAGCTACGCCAGCCTGCGCCAGTGCATCGACGCCCTCGGCGAAGGGCGGGTGCAACTCATGGTCTGCGACGAATCCATGGTGCGCGGGTTGGCCAGCGCGGCGGGCTACGGCCCGGATGCCTTCAAGCCCGCGTTTCTGCTGCGCGAGAACCCGACCTACATCGCCTTTTCCCGCGACACGCCGGATTTCGTGGTGGAGCGCTGGCAGATCGAACTGGGCAACATCAAGCGCGACGGTACGTACGCGCGGCTCATGGAGACGTGGTTTCCGGAATCGGAGGCTGGGCAGACCGGGTCCGGCGTCTTTTCACGGATTGTCCTTTCGGATGCCGAAAAGGCGTGGCTGGAGCGCCACCGCACGGTTCGTGTGGTCGTCGATCCCGACTATCCGCCTTTTGATTTCAAGGCCCCGGACGGACGCCACCAGGGTGTGGCCTCGGATTATCTAGCGATCATTTCGGGTATGACCGGCCTGCGCTTCGAACTGGTCGAGGCGAGCACGTGGCCCGAGGCCCTGACGGCCATTCGCAGTGGGCAGGCCGATCTCATCCCCGCCATGATTCGGACGCTGGACAGACGGCGTCATTTCGAATTTACGGACCCGTTTTTGCGTTTCCCCATCGTGGTGTTCACGCGTACGGAGCATCTGTTTTGTACGGGGCTTGACGATTTCGGAAAAGAAACGATCGCCACGGTCAAGGGCTATTATCTTCAGGAAAATCTGCGCAGGGACTACCCCGACATCCGCATTGCCGCCTACGATTCCGTGCGCGCCGCGCTGCGGGCCGTTTCGTCCGGCGAGGCGGAAGCCTTCGTGGGTAATCTGGCTGTCGCGTCCTTCATTGTCCGGCAGGAGGGGCTGACCAATCTCAAGGTCGCCTGTCGGGTGAGCAACGCCCCCGAGGCCCTGTGTATGGGGGTGCGTCCGGACTGGCCGGAACTGGCGGGCATCATTGACAAGGTGCTTGAGGCTGTCCCCATGCAACAACGCACGGCGGTCTATGACCGATGGGTTGCGTTGCCAGTGGACTCAGGGCCTGATCTTTCCCGGCTACGCAAGTGGGGGCTGAGCGTGGGGGTGCCGCTCGTGGCACTTTTCGCGGTGATGCTGCTGGTCAACTGGCGGCTGCGGCGTGAGGTGCGCGAGCGCAGGCGTGCGGAGGCCGGGCTGGCCGATAGCGAGCGGCGCTATCGCGATCTTTTCGACAATGCGCAGGTGGGCATGTTCCAGTCCCATTCCGGAAGCGGAGAGGTGCTACGCGCCAACCGGTGTGCCGTGCAGATGTTCGGCTACGATGACTCCAGCTGCTTCGAGGCGGAGTTCCATTTTCTCGAAAGCTTTGTGGATCACGATGATCTCGCCCGGTTGCGCGAGCGGCTGGACGAGGCCGGGCATGTCGCCAACTTCACGACGCGCATGCGCCGCCGCGACGGGGCGGTGATCTGGGTGCGAACCTCGCTACGACGGGACCGACAGTCCGGCGTGGTGACCGGCGTGGTCGACGACGTGACCTCGCGCCGTCAGATGGAGCACAAGCTGCGCGAGAGCGAGGAACTGCATCGCAGCGTGGTCGAGAATTCCAATGACGGCATCGCCATCGTGGACGAGAATCTGCGGCTCGTCTTCTTTAACCGCAGGGCGCGGGAGCTGTTTGGCTTCTCGGCGGAAAGCCCTGTCATGGCGGACTTTTCGCGGGCCTTCCTTGAGGTGGATAGGTTGCGCGTGATGCGCGAGGGGATTGGCTGCGCGTCGGGGACCTGTCAGGCGCGCATGCATGGGGCCGATGGCAGGCCGCTTGACGTGGAGATATCGTCATCGGGCATCGTCTACGAGGGACGGCCTGCCGCGCTTGCCGTCATTCGCGATATCACGTCCCGCAAGCGCGCGGAGATGGCGCTACGCGAAAGCGAGGAGCGCCTCGCTCTCGCGCTGGACAGCGCGGACTACGGCCTGTGGGAAATCTGGCCGCAGACCGGACGCCTTGAACTGCCCGTGCGCATGTTCTGCGAGAACTTCGGCTATGAGTCGCAGGATGTGCCGCTGACCATGGAGGACACCCTCTCGCACGTGCATCCCGAGGATGCGCGGACGCTACGCGAGGCGTTGCGCGCCTTCGTCAGTGGGGAGCTGGACCAGCTTTCGACCGAATTCCGACTGCGCGACAGGTCCGGGCAGTGGCGCTGGCTCAACGTGGCAGGGCGCATCGTGGAACGCGGCGCAAGTGGTGAGGTGGCACGCATCATCGGCCTGTGCACGGACGTCACCGCGCGGCGTGCGGCGGAGGAACGTCTGCGGGAACTGGCTGTGACCGATGGGCTGACCACGCTGTTCACGCGCAGGCATTTTATGGAGTTGGCCGAACGCGAAGTGCGCCGGGCCCGTCGTGGTGGCACCACCGTGGCGCTCCTCATGATGGATGCCGACAATTTCAAGAGCATAAACGATACTCACGGCCACGCCGTGGGCGATGCGGTGCTGCGCGGGCTGGCCCGCGCCGGAAGTGCCGTCGTGCGCGAGGTGGACATCTTCGGACGGATCGGCGGCGAGGAATTCGCCATTGTTTTGCCGGATACCGAGATGGAGCGGGCATGCGCCGTTGCGGAGCGGCTACGCGCGGCCATTGGCGGCCTGTCCGTCCCACTGCCCGACGGCCGAGGGGCCATCCGGTTCACGGTGAGCATCGGCGTGGCGGTGGCGGACGGCGAGGAAAGCCTTGAGGGGCTGTTCGCGGCAGCCGACGAGGCCCTGTACCGCGCCAAGTCCGAGGGGCGCGACAGGGTGGCCGTGGCGCGGCGCGATTGA
- a CDS encoding HD domain-containing phosphohydrolase, whose protein sequence is MSDERRKILFVDDDANLLASYARQLRKRYDVETAESGAAGLRAVGELGPFCVIVSDFRMPGIDGLQFLSACREVSPDSSRILLTGFAELEVAIKAVNEGSIFRLLTKPCHPEILVRALSDGVRQYELVQSERELLEETVRGSVRVLSDVIGLTRPDVFGQISRIMPLVRKLSILMDDPQPWMTETAAMLCLLGFITLPEKLVRRVNLGRTLTSEEYAMFAGHAEVASRLVMRIPRMEEVGRIIAYQDKFYDGRGLPQDAVAGDLIPLGARILKVLLDFDRAVESGMNRPEALTALGGRHGWYDPRIVSTLGSMVKDEGQYCVKTVNMDALQESMVLAEDIMLERGGKLVRVLARGQEMSRVTIAYLRKYQQNFSMSSKVRVIIPWECVEDESASSTPESS, encoded by the coding sequence ATGAGCGATGAGCGGCGCAAGATTCTTTTTGTCGATGACGACGCCAACCTGCTGGCCTCGTACGCCCGCCAGTTGCGTAAGCGCTACGACGTGGAAACGGCGGAGAGCGGCGCCGCTGGCCTGCGGGCCGTGGGCGAGCTCGGACCGTTTTGCGTCATCGTCTCGGACTTCAGGATGCCGGGCATCGACGGTCTACAATTCCTGTCTGCCTGCCGGGAGGTCTCGCCCGATTCCTCGCGAATCCTTCTTACCGGGTTTGCGGAGTTGGAAGTGGCCATCAAGGCCGTGAACGAGGGGAGCATCTTTAGGCTGTTGACCAAGCCCTGTCACCCCGAGATTCTGGTTCGTGCCCTCTCCGACGGTGTGCGGCAGTACGAGCTGGTGCAGTCCGAGCGGGAGTTACTGGAGGAGACGGTGCGCGGCAGCGTGCGCGTGCTGAGTGACGTGATCGGACTCACTCGGCCTGATGTGTTCGGGCAGATTTCACGCATCATGCCCCTTGTGCGAAAGCTATCCATTCTGATGGACGATCCCCAGCCGTGGATGACGGAAACGGCGGCCATGCTTTGCCTTCTGGGGTTCATCACGCTCCCTGAGAAGCTTGTGCGCCGCGTGAATCTGGGGCGGACGCTGACGTCCGAGGAGTATGCCATGTTCGCCGGGCATGCGGAGGTGGCGTCCCGGCTGGTCATGCGCATTCCGCGCATGGAGGAGGTCGGGCGCATCATCGCCTATCAGGACAAGTTCTACGATGGACGCGGGCTTCCGCAGGATGCCGTCGCCGGCGATCTTATTCCCCTTGGAGCGCGCATTCTCAAGGTGTTGCTGGATTTCGACCGCGCCGTCGAGTCCGGTATGAATAGGCCAGAGGCGTTGACGGCGCTGGGGGGCCGTCACGGCTGGTACGATCCGCGCATCGTGTCCACCCTTGGCTCCATGGTCAAGGACGAAGGGCAGTACTGCGTGAAGACGGTGAACATGGATGCCCTGCAGGAGAGCATGGTCCTCGCGGAGGACATCATGCTCGAACGTGGCGGAAAGCTTGTTCGCGTCCTTGCGCGCGGGCAGGAGATGAGCCGGGTGACCATCGCCTATCTTCGGAAGTACCAGCAGAATTTCTCCATGTCTTCGAAGGTGCGGGTCATCATACCATGGGAATGCGTCGAGGATGAGTCGGCTTCCTCGACGCCGGAGTCGTCGTAG
- a CDS encoding response regulator, which produces MLRRILFVDDEPNVLSGLRRMLHGMRREWDMRFAASGAEALTLLASEPFDVVVSDMRMPVMDGAALLHEVMDRHPGVARIVLSGHSDLDLVVRSVLPAHQYISKPCTQEKLCEIIARALSVQELLSGSDIREMVSRIESLPSLPESCRLLNEELASPEPSLARVGAIISRDIAMSAKVLKLVNSSFFGFAAHIASPEQAVTMLGLRIMRALVLSVHIFTEFDSAALRDVSISRLWEHSMRVSMVCRKIASAMGLDQVGQDQCFIAGLLHDVGKLVLAATLPERYAGVIACVRRENRLVREVEFETLGTTHAEVGAYLMGLWGLPDPVIEAVAFHHAPMHAEGGMRPVGAVHIANWLDRECHVINSEYARESLDMEFVERLGCTDRLEQWAGFVEAAEEGTGDER; this is translated from the coding sequence ATGCTCAGACGCATACTCTTCGTCGATGACGAACCGAATGTCCTGTCCGGCTTGCGGCGCATGCTGCACGGCATGCGCCGCGAGTGGGACATGCGCTTTGCAGCGAGCGGAGCCGAGGCCCTGACGCTGCTCGCGAGCGAGCCATTCGACGTGGTGGTGAGCGACATGCGCATGCCCGTGATGGATGGCGCGGCGCTTCTGCACGAGGTCATGGATCGGCACCCCGGCGTGGCGCGCATCGTACTGTCCGGTCATTCGGACCTCGATCTCGTCGTGCGTTCCGTACTCCCCGCCCATCAATACATCTCCAAGCCCTGCACGCAGGAAAAGCTCTGCGAGATCATCGCGCGGGCGCTTTCGGTGCAGGAGCTGCTTTCGGGTTCCGACATCCGCGAGATGGTCTCGCGCATCGAATCGTTGCCCTCGCTCCCGGAATCCTGCCGTCTGCTCAACGAGGAGCTTGCATCGCCGGAGCCGAGTCTTGCGCGGGTGGGTGCCATCATCTCGCGTGACATCGCCATGAGCGCCAAGGTGCTCAAGCTGGTCAACTCGTCGTTCTTCGGCTTCGCCGCGCACATTGCCAGTCCCGAACAGGCGGTGACCATGCTCGGGCTGCGCATCATGCGGGCGCTGGTGCTTTCCGTGCACATTTTCACCGAATTCGACAGCGCGGCCCTGCGTGACGTTTCGATTTCGCGGCTGTGGGAACATAGCATGCGCGTGTCCATGGTGTGCCGCAAGATAGCCTCGGCCATGGGGCTCGATCAGGTGGGGCAGGATCAGTGTTTCATTGCGGGGCTGCTGCACGACGTCGGAAAGCTCGTGCTCGCTGCGACGCTTCCGGAGCGCTACGCCGGGGTCATCGCCTGCGTCCGGCGCGAGAACCGGCTTGTGCGGGAGGTGGAATTCGAGACGCTCGGCACCACGCATGCCGAGGTCGGGGCGTACCTCATGGGGTTGTGGGGGTTGCCCGATCCGGTCATCGAGGCCGTGGCCTTCCATCATGCGCCCATGCACGCCGAGGGGGGAATGCGGCCTGTGGGCGCGGTGCATATCGCGAACTGGCTGGACCGCGAGTGTCATGTCATCAACAGCGAGTATGCCCGTGAATCGCTGGACATGGAATTCGTTGAACGGCTTGGTTGCACGGATAGACTGGAGCAGTGGGCGGGCTTCGTCGAGGCCGCGGAGGAGGGGACGGGCGATGAGCGATGA
- a CDS encoding manganese efflux pump MntP family protein, producing MIEILAIAVALAMDAFAVAVATGAGLSRLTPRHVFRLAWHFGLFQAVMPVAGWWMGLTVRSFVEDWAHWCAFGLLAFIGVRMFAEAMNDECECRDDDPTCGATLVMLSVATSIDALAVGAGYSLMGRPILMPSVVIGVVAFAFTAAGICLGRLLGAACSFGRYAGMIGGITLVGIGLNLLREKGVFASLF from the coding sequence ATGATCGAAATACTCGCCATAGCCGTGGCTCTCGCCATGGATGCCTTTGCCGTCGCCGTCGCCACCGGCGCCGGGCTTTCCCGTCTGACCCCTCGCCATGTGTTTCGTCTGGCATGGCACTTCGGGCTGTTTCAGGCCGTCATGCCCGTGGCCGGGTGGTGGATGGGGCTGACCGTACGGTCCTTTGTGGAGGACTGGGCGCACTGGTGCGCGTTCGGACTTTTGGCCTTCATCGGCGTGCGCATGTTCGCCGAGGCCATGAACGACGAGTGCGAATGCCGTGACGACGACCCCACCTGCGGGGCTACACTCGTCATGCTGTCCGTGGCCACGAGTATCGACGCACTGGCTGTCGGCGCGGGCTATTCGCTCATGGGCCGTCCCATTCTCATGCCCTCCGTGGTCATTGGCGTGGTCGCCTTTGCGTTCACGGCGGCGGGTATCTGCCTCGGGCGTCTGCTCGGCGCGGCATGCAGCTTCGGCCGCTACGCTGGCATGATCGGCGGAATCACCCTTGTCGGCATCGGGCTGAACCTGCTGCGCGAGAAGGGCGTTTTCGCGTCCCTTTTCTAG
- a CDS encoding arsenate reductase ArsC yields MNASSTSAGKVLFLCTGNSCRSQMAEGFARAMHPQFTVRSAGVMKTRLAPRAVTAMAEVGVDISAQFSKTIDELDIREFDLVITLCSHAREACPFFPGAPRVLHRGFDDPPSLAAQSSPPDIALAPYRRVRDEIREFIGTLAALITAR; encoded by the coding sequence ATGAACGCGTCATCCACATCCGCAGGCAAAGTTCTCTTCCTGTGCACGGGCAACTCCTGCCGCAGCCAGATGGCCGAAGGGTTCGCGCGCGCCATGCATCCGCAGTTCACCGTGCGTAGCGCCGGAGTCATGAAGACCCGCCTCGCCCCTCGGGCCGTCACAGCCATGGCCGAAGTTGGCGTGGACATCTCCGCCCAGTTCTCCAAGACAATAGATGAACTCGACATCCGCGAGTTCGATCTCGTGATCACGCTGTGCAGCCACGCCCGCGAGGCCTGCCCCTTCTTCCCCGGAGCGCCACGCGTCCTACACAGGGGCTTCGACGATCCGCCATCCCTTGCCGCGCAAAGCTCTCCGCCGGACATCGCCCTCGCCCCCTATCGCAGGGTGCGCGACGAAATCCGCGAGTTCATCGGCACTCTTGCGGCCCTCATCACCGCGCGCTGA
- a CDS encoding HD domain-containing protein, whose translation MPQNIPVEDVPHLYDLLNPADASAVIAEVERIHRDCGFGSLPALLKELHADTLRLFAGRYPGYRASNTSYHDLEHTLSVVLASARLLHGIHLLDGDSDPDTFALAILGSYFHDMGLLQENADTEGSGAKYTVGHEDRSITLMRSYLSARNVGEVRLAELACVIDCTRLTLHPKDIPFPTRQSHTAGRIVGSADLIAQIADRNYLEKLLLLFQEFREAGLPGFDSELDLLAKTQAFYDSVARPRLDTALGGMRGYMHAHFKKTHGLDCDLYQVSIRKNLRHLRHLVETCGDSFDCFLKSLKRNGIGGTLHNGK comes from the coding sequence ATGCCACAGAACATCCCGGTCGAGGACGTCCCGCACCTCTACGACCTGCTCAACCCGGCAGACGCATCGGCCGTCATCGCCGAAGTCGAGCGCATACATCGAGACTGCGGTTTCGGTTCGCTTCCGGCCCTGCTCAAGGAATTGCATGCCGACACGTTGCGTCTCTTCGCCGGGCGCTATCCCGGCTATCGCGCCAGCAACACCAGCTACCACGATCTGGAGCACACGCTGTCCGTCGTGCTTGCGTCCGCCCGCCTGCTGCACGGCATCCACCTTCTCGATGGAGACAGCGATCCGGACACCTTCGCCCTCGCCATCCTCGGCTCCTATTTCCACGACATGGGCCTTCTCCAGGAAAACGCGGATACGGAAGGCTCCGGCGCGAAATACACCGTCGGGCACGAGGACCGCTCCATCACCCTCATGCGCAGCTACCTGTCCGCGCGCAATGTCGGCGAGGTGCGCCTTGCCGAACTCGCCTGCGTCATCGACTGCACCCGCCTGACCCTGCACCCGAAGGACATTCCGTTCCCTACCCGCCAGTCGCATACGGCCGGGCGCATCGTCGGTTCGGCGGACCTCATCGCTCAGATTGCGGACCGCAACTATCTCGAAAAACTCCTGCTGCTCTTTCAGGAATTCCGCGAGGCGGGCTTGCCTGGCTTCGATTCGGAACTGGACCTGCTGGCCAAGACGCAGGCCTTCTACGACAGCGTGGCACGCCCTCGCCTCGACACCGCCCTCGGCGGCATGCGCGGCTACATGCATGCGCATTTCAAAAAGACCCACGGGCTGGACTGCGACCTCTACCAGGTGTCCATCAGGAAGAATCTCCGCCACCTGCGACACCTTGTGGAAACGTGCGGCGACTCCTTCGACTGCTTCCTCAAATCCCTCAAGCGCAACGGCATAGGCGGCACGCTGCATAACGGCAAGTAG
- a CDS encoding TlpA family protein disulfide reductase gives MAKKDAGVSFGLWWRAAVPVALVLLVACMPWSARGEYLGTIDARGIERLIAQAQGRAVVVSFFATWCSPCREETPEFIALRDEVSHEDLLFVGVSLDFDEEALTGYVRSEGVNYPVYLAEPGVAAHFGVEGIPALLIWDAEGTLRSAQAGYLPREEMRALVMRYIGRGADVSQGRSRTASGG, from the coding sequence ATGGCAAAAAAAGATGCAGGTGTTTCGTTCGGACTGTGGTGGCGGGCTGCGGTGCCGGTCGCGCTTGTGCTGCTGGTGGCATGCATGCCGTGGTCCGCGCGGGGAGAATACCTCGGCACCATCGACGCGCGGGGAATCGAGCGTCTGATCGCGCAGGCGCAGGGGCGGGCCGTGGTGGTGTCGTTCTTTGCGACGTGGTGCAGTCCGTGCCGCGAGGAGACGCCGGAGTTCATCGCCCTGCGCGACGAGGTGTCGCATGAGGACCTGCTCTTCGTTGGCGTATCGCTCGACTTCGATGAGGAGGCGCTTACGGGGTATGTTCGAAGCGAGGGCGTGAATTATCCGGTGTATCTCGCCGAGCCGGGCGTTGCCGCGCATTTCGGCGTGGAGGGCATTCCGGCGCTTCTGATCTGGGACGCGGAAGGGACGCTTCGGTCCGCGCAGGCGGGCTACCTGCCACGCGAGGAAATGCGCGCGCTGGTCATGCGCTACATTGGGCGCGGGGCGGATGTGTCGCAAGGGCGTTCACGGACAGCCTCGGGCGGTTGA
- a CDS encoding tetratricopeptide repeat protein, with the protein MTAPPITPPALDHLPCPFAGVFSEEVSATVGFGATKRRTVTKKLWFVERTENGDTTMRPVNKNLVPTGNAVPTTPEDVLRDFVPEPDMFMSQVAPRMRELEQTVDVADDHREKGELYSAEFQYVQALEVDEDHIRANFGIGLTYLEQGELDKSRSTLEKIVSLDAAFTEAHKHLFNEFGIRLRRNGMFRECIAYYTRAMELGENDDHLLFNVARAHYEAQDIDKAMIAIEECLRLNPALGEARLLRKALLRLRPDKDSSIVISGI; encoded by the coding sequence ATGACAGCCCCCCCGATCACCCCACCAGCCCTGGACCATCTCCCCTGCCCCTTCGCCGGGGTCTTTTCCGAGGAGGTGTCGGCCACTGTCGGCTTCGGCGCGACCAAACGCAGGACCGTCACCAAGAAGCTCTGGTTCGTCGAGCGCACCGAGAACGGCGACACGACCATGCGTCCCGTGAATAAGAACCTCGTGCCCACCGGCAACGCCGTTCCCACCACCCCGGAAGATGTGCTGCGCGACTTCGTGCCGGAACCAGACATGTTCATGTCGCAAGTCGCCCCGCGCATGCGCGAACTGGAGCAGACCGTGGACGTGGCCGACGACCACCGCGAGAAGGGCGAACTGTACAGCGCGGAATTCCAGTACGTTCAGGCCCTTGAGGTGGACGAGGATCACATCCGCGCCAACTTCGGCATCGGCCTGACCTACCTCGAACAAGGCGAACTGGACAAATCGCGCAGCACCCTCGAAAAGATCGTCAGCCTCGACGCGGCCTTCACCGAGGCGCACAAGCACCTCTTCAACGAATTCGGCATCCGCCTGCGCCGCAACGGCATGTTCCGCGAATGCATCGCCTACTACACACGGGCCATGGAACTCGGCGAGAACGACGACCACCTGCTGTTCAACGTGGCCCGCGCCCACTACGAGGCACAGGACATCGACAAGGCCATGATCGCCATCGAAGAATGCCTGCGCCTGAATCCGGCGCTCGGCGAGGCGCGGCTGCTTCGCAAGGCTCTCCTGCGCCTCAGGCCCGACAAGGACAGTTCCATCGTTATCAGCGGAATATGA
- the flgM gene encoding flagellar biosynthesis anti-sigma factor FlgM, whose translation MNIKGIGVGRTPYDQFRIQQDREREELASGVKDSTPKSRDAVSVSDGARLLSTARETAADSTGIREDKVARLKAMVQNGTYAPNGRAIAEKIVSEELDLWR comes from the coding sequence GTGAACATCAAGGGAATCGGAGTCGGCAGGACACCGTACGACCAGTTCCGCATCCAGCAGGACCGGGAACGCGAGGAGCTCGCGTCCGGCGTCAAGGATTCGACGCCCAAAAGCAGGGACGCCGTCTCCGTCAGCGACGGGGCGCGGCTGCTCTCCACCGCGCGCGAAACCGCCGCGGATTCCACCGGCATCCGCGAGGACAAGGTCGCCCGGCTCAAGGCCATGGTTCAGAACGGAACCTACGCCCCAAACGGGCGCGCCATCGCCGAGAAAATCGTCTCGGAAGAGCTGGACCTCTGGCGCTGA
- a CDS encoding response regulator, with the protein MSFESPVILIVDDEALIRATLADFFEDCGFDVHTAGSGEEGLEKLAALAPDFVTVDMRLPGMDGNDFILAALAIRPGLRFLIFTGSADYVLPMPLRNAGLTPEHVFMKPVQSLEALLGALEKLYGFKAEL; encoded by the coding sequence ATGAGCTTCGAGTCACCCGTCATACTCATCGTCGATGACGAGGCTCTCATCCGTGCGACTCTGGCGGATTTCTTCGAGGATTGCGGCTTTGACGTCCATACCGCGGGGAGCGGGGAGGAAGGACTGGAGAAGCTTGCCGCACTCGCCCCGGATTTCGTGACGGTGGACATGCGTCTGCCCGGCATGGATGGGAACGATTTCATTTTGGCCGCGTTGGCGATCAGGCCGGGCCTGCGGTTCCTCATCTTCACCGGTTCGGCGGACTACGTGCTGCCCATGCCGCTACGCAACGCGGGGCTGACGCCGGAGCACGTATTCATGAAACCCGTGCAGTCGCTGGAGGCGTTGCTCGGCGCGCTGGAGAAGCTTTACGGGTTCAAGGCCGAATTGTGA